A region of Anguilla rostrata isolate EN2019 chromosome 10, ASM1855537v3, whole genome shotgun sequence DNA encodes the following proteins:
- the prdm8b gene encoding PR domain zinc finger protein 8b, with protein sequence MEESSSQKLVWDGDAKAVQQCLTDIFTSVYTTCDIPENAIFGPCVLSHTSLYDSIAFIALKSTDKRTAPYIFRVDTSAANSSSEGLMWLRLVQSARDKDEQNLEAYVKNGQLFYRSLRRIEKDEELLVWYGKDLIELLLLSSGRGQGKNKGSPPYLCPDCNQRFQFEFPFLAHLRFRCTKRLQSMASADEDSKDNGEHVDLTPARSSPKLGRSEGYSNSVEGKPSTDFHNLARDLENSRTSPPSDKEAEIRSESTNKRKFSEVEESRCAGLPHPVKSKEDLATSAQHYRGAYGLEENRRTFSPSNPEPAEGKRSAFSEVKKGPSGLKHSSKNLSSNAENKEGGRPSGSPAEKHLNIRQVLSETQPQSRMEGSSVGSAFTSVPQQVGGSERKSAFSQPTRTFSHLSPLVMTPKLLPSVDCHPAVGDTLSSSRLYQADQLAAKLQGSELGGNCPVPGGMPKQSPFLYATTFWPKASGPIQLQMPSALTLLPPSFTSLCLPAQNWCAKCNASFRMTSDLVYHMRSHHKKEYAMEPLVKRRREEKLKCPICNESFRERHHLSRHMTSHN encoded by the exons ATGGAGGAATCCAGCTCCCAAAAACTGGTTTGGGACGGAGACGCCAAGGCAGTCCAGCAATGTTTAACGGATATTTTCACCAGCGTCTACACCACTTGTGATATTCCAGAAAATGCCATTTTCGGACCTTGCGTTTTGAGCCACACTTCCTTATACGACAGCATTGCTTTCATTGCTCTCAAATCTACGGATAAGCGAACTGCGCCTTACATCTTCAGG GTGGACACGTCGGCGGCCAACAGTTCCTCGGAGGGCTTGATGTGGCTTCGCCTGGTCCAGTCTGCCAGGGACAAGGACGAACAGAACCTGGAGGCCTACGTCAAGAACGGACAGCTGTTCTACCGATCTCTGAGGAGAATTGAGAAGGACGAGGAGCTGCTGGTGTGGTACGGGAAAGACCTGATCGAGTTGCTACTTCTCAGTTCTGGCAGAGGACAAGGAAAAAACAAAG gATCTCCTCCATATTTGTGTCCAGACTGCAACCAACGCTTCCAGTTTGAGTTCCCGTTTCTGGCTCACTTGAGATTCCGCTGCACCAAAAGACTCCAGAGCATGGCCAGCGCGGACGAGGATTCTAAGGACAATGGCGAGCACGTAGACCTGACCCCGGCCAGGTCCAGTCCCAAGCTCGGCCGGTCGGAGGGCTACTCAAACTCGGTGGAAGGCAAGCCCTCCACAGACTTCCACAACTTGGCCAGGGATCTAGAGAACAGCAGGACGAGCCCGCCGAGCGACAAGGAGGCGGAGATCAGGAGCGAGAGCACCAACAAGCGGAAGTTCTcggaggtggaggagagccGGTGCGCCGGCCTGCCGCACCCCGTCAAGTCCAAGGAAGACCTGGCGACGTCGGCGCAGCACTACCGCGGAGCCTACGGCCTGGAGGAGAACCGGCGGACGTTCTCGCCGTCCAACCCGGAGCCCGCGGAGGGCAAGCGGAGCGCCTTCAGCGAGGTGAAGAAGGGCCCGTCGGGCCTCAAGCACAGCTCCAAGAACCTGAGCTCCAACGCGGAGAACAAGGAGGGCGGGAGGCCCAGCGGCAGCCCCGCGGAGAAGCACCTGAACATCCGGCAGGTGCTGTCCGAGACGCAGCCGCAGTCCCGCATGGAGGGCTCGTCCGTGGGCAGCGCCTTCACGTCCGTGCCCCAGCAGGTGGGCGGCTCGGAGAGGAAGAGCGCCTTCAGCCAGCCCACCCGCACCTTCTCCCACCTGTCGCCCCTGGTGATGACCCCCAAGCTCCTCCCCTCGGTGGACTGCCACCCCGCCGTCGGGGAcaccctctcctccagcagaCTCTACCAGGCCGACCAGCTGGCCGCCAAGCTCCAGGGCTCCGAGCTGGGCGGCAACTGCCCGGTGCCGGGCGGCATGCCCAAGCAGAGCCCCTTCCTCTACGCCACAACGTTTTGGCCAAAGGCGTCGGGGCCCATCCAGCTGCAGATGCCCTCCGCgctcaccctcctccccccgtccTTCACCTCCCTCTGCCTGCCGGCGCAGAACTGGTGCGCCAAGTGCAACGCCTCCTTCCGCATGACCTCCGACCTGGTCTACCACATGCGGTCCCACCACAAAAAGGAGTACGCCATGGAGCCCCTGGTGAAGAGGCGCAGGGAGGAGAAGCTCAAGTGCCCCATCTGCAACGAATCCTTTCGGGAGCGACACCACCTCTCCCGTCACATGACCTCCCACAACTGA